The sequence ATGCTTAAGGTCGTTTCAATTTGAGTTGTTGCTAGCCTAAATCTAATCCAGCAGgaattacaaaagaaaaactacaaaaaattGCTCAAGACTCTATCAAGGTCTCTTTAATATAGGACTATGTGTTGGTAATTCAAaattgatattatgtttagctaaaatgctttgaatatgCCTGTTTGATTGATTGTTGTTTGAGTTGTTCATTACATACGTAGTAATCTTTCTTTAGCATCATGCCATTTTACAAAGTGTTGCTAGACATTTTCATTGATCTTTTTGaaagtgagttttttttttcttttttgagaaaACGAAATTTAAGCTGTGACCTGTGAGATTTATTTAACATTCATCCCATTTCCGAATTTATTGTAACAATGTGTCGTAAGAAAGACGAAAGTGGtagtttactatttttttcttaaaaatttaaaattaaaaaaaaaaaactgaatgaAAATTGGCCCTAAATCACAAATTTTGGCTCCCCTTAGATTTAGTTACCAATTTAGTctacattatttaaaatatgtcaaTTTGATTCCAAAATTTTTAACGTttcaatttgatcatttaattttaaaaaatatctcaattatgtttattttattcaattaagattGATGACGTTAAGTTGATGTGCACATGACATcctatgattatttataatcttaACTGTCAATCTCAATTGgacaacaaaaacataattaaaatatttttttgagaaaattacAATCACCTTTCTTATTGTATGTACTATTTATACAcatcttttcttcattttttgacattGCACAAAAATCGCTAACTTTTGTGATTTTATTACACTTGCATGTCCTTCATTGTTAATAAtgttaatttcatttattttttagatcacATGGTTGACATcatttttgtgaaaattttaatttcaaaattattctcatctccttccttttttgtttaaaatccCTATTTTTTTGTCACACCATTGCTTTCTATGGTGAAATTGGTGCCAATTTGTTTTGGTGAGTTAAAGTTTATGGTGTtgattttccttttcatttttaacGATGTTCAATTGTTcaactgtatttttttttttttttacatttcaacaagtgagaaggaaaaaagatattgaatgtaatttttgtaaaacaaaaagagataCGTGTATTATTTGTAGAAGACAGGAGTACATGtgtaacattttaaaaactttataggatacatatgtaatattttgaaaatctcgagagatatatataaaataactttaaacaCACAACAAACGGGAGCACACCTAACACCACCAGAGATGCAAAGAGGAACTCAGAGGAGAAACCACCACCGCGGGTGTGAACAGGATGACGAGGCGACAACGATGAACAAGGAACGTTCAATTCCACCTTTAGCTGCACGTAGAAGACGACCTAGCAGAGTAGCATGGGACAAAAATTTAACTCTATTTGGATCACTTAAAAATCATGAACAATTTTggattttcttaaaaatgaattaaaatgtaatgtgTATATCTCTTAACTTTTAAACCATAATTTAACATCGTTACAATATAAAATGtcaatgtaataattttagaaagagaaaaaatatgtataaatagAACAAAtccatgaaatttttttgtaatttactctattttttaaaattaaatgatgaaaTTAAAGCATTTATAAGCCTTTTCCATTATCATTTCCCCCTCCACAGCTATGCATGTAGAAATGGGCTATAACTTCGAGCAAATCGAAACTCTCTCTCTGGAGGTAACATAGACCCTTATCATCCCTTGACACCTCTCTTCTAAAAAATACGCTCTTGCCCAGGTACACTCACCCTCTccacttattttctttattttcaggGATTTCTCTTAATGCCTAATAGCACTTATGTTCAGTTCTCTATAAATTTTGGTGAATTGCAACGAACCTAATTAATAGTTTATTCATCAATTGCAATTTGAGAACGAAAAAATCTCTTgggagagaaagaaaattaatatagtGTTGCCGTTTAGTGACAGGCAGACAGCAGAGCTAGGTGCTAAAAGGTCGAAGATGTATATGAACCCAACCCAAATGAAATAAACGCCGTTTTTGTGTTCAGGCAATTGGAATTTGTCACCCCATTTGGCAAGTTGAATTTTTTCCACAAAGAAATGACAAATTCCGCTGGTTCCAAGGTACTGCAATATGCGCACCTTTTGTTTGATGAAAGTCCTGCTAGGTCATTGAGATGTTTATATACTTATATGAGGATAATTTTCTCTGCAGGTTCTGAATGACAATGCAACAGGCACATTTTTAATTCCTACTTCTGAATAATGGACTGCACAGTGTCGTTTCCTTGTGTGCATTTTATTCCGGTGGGAAGAACTTTGTGCAACTACAGCAGAGTCACTTTAGTAGCACATTCAAAAAGGAGAAAACCATCAAAGGATAATCGGTATCGACCACGTCCCAAGCAACCTCCAGAGTTTGGTGTTAATCTGTTCTTGAAGAAGCCTAGCACCACCTCTAAACCAACTGAGGATGATATGGATAGCAATGAAGAGAATGATGAAGAGGAGGATGGAAATATTGGTGTTGTTTGGGAATCAGATGAGCTTGAAGCCATCTCATCACTTTTCCAAGGTAGAATTCCGCAAAAACCTGGAAAATTGGATCGAGAAAGGCCTCTTCCTCTTCCAGTTCCCTACAAGCTTCGACCTTTGGGGCTACCTACACCAAAAACACAAGTAAAATTGACAGCTCCTGCTGTGGTTTCTTCCCGGGCTTCTATGGCTAAGAAAGTGTATAAAAGCCCGAGGTTCCTAGTTGGGTTGGCAAGAGAAATAAGTAGGCTTGGTCCAGATGAAGATGTATCTAAAATTCTTGGAAAGTGGGTGCAGTTCCTGAGGAAAGGGTCCTTGTCATTGACAATAAGGGAATTAGGTCATATGGGATTCCCTGAGAGAGCTCTGCAAACATTCTTATGGGCACAAAATCAACCTCATCTCTTCCCAGATGATTGGATTCTGGCCTCAACTGTCGAGGTCTTGGCCAGGAACCATGAGTTAAGAATTCCATTCAACCTAAACCagtatactggtttggcaag comes from Glycine soja cultivar W05 chromosome 20, ASM419377v2, whole genome shotgun sequence and encodes:
- the LOC114403931 gene encoding pentatricopeptide repeat-containing protein At2g01860-like — its product is MDCTVSFPCVHFIPVGRTLCNYSRVTLVAHSKRRKPSKDNRYRPRPKQPPEFGVNLFLKKPSTTSKPTEDDMDSNEENDEEEDGNIGVVWESDELEAISSLFQGRIPQKPGKLDRERPLPLPVPYKLRPLGLPTPKTQVKLTAPAVVSSRASMAKKVYKSPRFLVGLAREISRLGPDEDVSKILGKWVQFLRKGSLSLTIRELGHMGFPERALQTFLWAQNQPHLFPDDWILASTVEVLARNHELRIPFNLNQYTGLASRVVLEAMIKGFIKGGNLRLAWKVLIVARRDKRMLDSSIYAKLILELGKNPDRHRHVLPLLDELAERDELNLSQQDCTAIMKVCVKMGKFEVVECLFSWFKQSGYHTSVVMFTSVIHSRYTEKKYREALAVVWEMESSSCLFDLPAYCVVIKLFVALNDLSRATRYFSKLKEAGFSPSFGLYKDMLHIYMASGRIAKCKELCKEAEMSGFKLDKYLVSQLDR